In Fibrobacter sp., a single window of DNA contains:
- a CDS encoding type II secretion system F family protein → MAEFLYKATNTAGNKFEGTLEAKDKAEAEALLMRRRLIIESLKKKPTEIKLPFGGGIKAADISRFTRMFSSMSSAGLPMLQCLNILEEQCENPDLKAVVHKVTMSINGGSSLADALSQHPKVFSSLYTNMVAAGEAGGILDGILARLADTLENSERLKRKVKKALTYPVMLIVVGIVVVIALMTFVVPTFAEQFAALDAELPAPTQVVMNISDFLRDNGLFLFIAVVIVAVAYKMAMKVPAVKFAWDGMMLKVPKLGDLQIKSATASFARTLGTLLNAGVSVMDSLKVVASTVSNKVVEKAINKISIGIAGGKSIAEPMTEVGIFPPMVIQMTGVGEKTGNLGGMLLKLADFYDEEVDAAVDGVVGMMEPLIIVFLGGAVGGLLIAMYMPMFSMGDAVKG, encoded by the coding sequence ATGGCTGAATTTTTGTACAAGGCTACCAACACTGCCGGTAATAAGTTCGAAGGCACTCTCGAGGCAAAGGACAAGGCTGAAGCTGAAGCCCTGTTGATGCGTCGTCGCTTGATTATTGAAAGCCTTAAGAAGAAACCTACGGAAATTAAGCTCCCGTTTGGTGGCGGCATCAAGGCTGCCGACATTTCCCGTTTTACCCGAATGTTCTCTTCCATGAGCTCTGCAGGTCTTCCCATGTTGCAGTGCTTGAACATTCTGGAGGAACAGTGCGAAAACCCCGATTTGAAGGCTGTGGTCCACAAGGTGACCATGTCCATTAACGGCGGTTCTTCCTTGGCTGACGCCTTGTCTCAGCATCCGAAGGTGTTCTCATCCCTGTACACCAACATGGTGGCTGCTGGTGAAGCTGGTGGTATCTTGGATGGCATTCTTGCTCGTCTGGCAGACACCTTGGAAAACAGTGAACGTTTGAAGCGTAAGGTGAAGAAGGCTTTGACCTATCCGGTCATGTTGATTGTTGTGGGTATCGTTGTGGTGATCGCCTTGATGACCTTCGTGGTGCCGACCTTCGCAGAACAGTTTGCTGCCTTGGATGCAGAACTCCCTGCTCCGACCCAGGTGGTGATGAATATTTCTGACTTCCTCCGCGATAACGGTTTGTTCCTGTTTATTGCTGTGGTTATAGTTGCGGTTGCATACAAGATGGCTATGAAGGTCCCTGCGGTAAAATTTGCGTGGGACGGAATGATGCTTAAGGTTCCTAAACTAGGAGACCTTCAGATTAAATCCGCTACTGCAAGTTTCGCCCGTACGTTGGGTACTTTGCTCAACGCCGGTGTGTCCGTGATGGACTCCTTGAAGGTTGTGGCTTCTACTGTTTCGAATAAAGTTGTGGAAAAGGCCATCAACAAGATTTCCATCGGTATCGCCGGTGGTAAATCCATTGCAGAACCTATGACTGAAGTCGGTATTTTCCCGCCCATGGTGATTCAGATGACTGGCGTGGGTGAAAAGACCGGTAACCTTGGCGGCATGCTTTTGAAGCTGGCTGACTTCTATGATGAAGAAGTGGATGCTGCTGTGGATGGCGTCGTGGGCATGATGGAACCCTTGATCATCGTGTTCCTCGGTGGTGCTGTGGGTGGCTTGCTCATCGCAATGTATATGCCGATGTTCTCCATGGGCGACGCTGTTAAGGGCTAA